The Methylocystis sp. ATCC 49242 region CTCCTCGCGGTCGTAGCGGTGGAAGCTGTCGCCCTCGACATAGGCGACCTCGATCCTCTCGCGACGGAAGATCTGCTCGAAGGTCGCCTTGACCGAGCTGGTTCCGGCGCCGGAGGAGCCGGTGATCGAGATGATGGGGTGTTTGACCGACATGGGCGCTTTACCCAGTGAGTTCCTCGTCGAGCATGGCCGGCGACCCCGCCCGCAGGCTCCCCGCGCCCGGCTTGTCGCACGGCCGCACGGCAAAGGAAAGACTGAAGGACCAACTCGCGGCGCAGGATCGGGTTTCGGGGCGCGCGGCGGCTCCGGCCGCTGCGAAGGGAAGGAAACGCCTGTCGTCTCGCAGACTCCCCTGAAGCTGGACGCTCCAGTCGCCTGCGGCGCGCTTTTGCCCCGACGCGTCGACCTCCTGTCTTGACTTGCCGCCATCCGGCGACCTATATCCCTCCCCGCTGAAGGCTGCTTCAAGACAGCCCGGGGCGGAGTAGCTCAGTTGGCTAGAGCAGAGGAATCATAATCCTTGTGTCGGGGGTTCGAATCCCTCCTCCGCTACCATCTTACCCCACGGACCCGGTTAGGGTACGCGTTTTCCCCGAGCAGCGCCGTTAAGCGGCCAGAAACCTCTACCTGGACGCCCCCTGCTCGGGAGGCATCCGGGAACACTGTGACTGTCTCGACCAAGTCCCGGATCGCCTCAGAACACTTAGAGCATTTCCCTGTATTTCTGAATCGGGAGGGATTCCTGTTTTAGCAGGAGTGTGATTCAAGATGCTGGCTGGGCGGAGGCCAGCATCCAATGGTTCGACCTCTCTCCAATGATCTTCGAGAGCGTGTGGTTGCGTCGGTTTTGGCTGGCGAGAGTTGCCGCGCCGTGGCGTTGCGCTTTGGCGTGGCCGTGTCATCGGTCGTGAAGTGGTCGCAGCGCCAGCGCGAGACGGGCTCGGTCGCGCCGGCGAAAATGGGCGGCTATCGCAAGCGCGTGCTGGAGCCGCATCGCGCTTTCATTGTCGAGCGTCTGGCGCAGACGCCGCATTTGACGTTGCATGGCCTCAAGGACGAGCTGCTGGCGCGCGGGGTCAAGGTTTCGCACAACGCCATTTGGATGTTCCTGCGCCGCGAGGGGCTGCGGTTCAAAAAAAACGCTGCTGGCGCTCGAACAAGGCCGCGCTGACATTGCGCGACGGCGCAAGCGCTGGCAATCGCTGCAAGCGCGCCTCGATCCCAGGCGGCTGGTCTTCATCGACGAGACCTGGATCAAGACGAACATGACGCCGCTGCGCGGCTGGGGCCCCAAGTGTCAATGGCGGGGACAAAATGTGCATGAAGGCGGGGTAAAAGTGTACCGGTCTGGTTTCGAGAAAAGGGCCGCACGGCCCTTGTAGTTTAGTTGTCGCGGGCGTTGAGGCGCGCGGAGCGTAGCGCAGCGCGGTTCAACGCGCGCGACGGCGATCAGTTCGTCGTGTCGGCGCCTCCTTTGTCGATTGCGGGCGCGTCGGGGAGATCGCGGTTTCGCCGTTGCGCTTTCTTTGCGGTCGAGAGCCGATAGCTCTCGCCGTTCATTTCCAGAATGTGGACATGATGGGTGAGCCGGTCGAGCAATGCGCCGGTGAGACGCTCGGAGCCAAACACCGACGTCCATTCATCAAAGGGCAGATTGCTGGTCACCAGCGTCGCACCGCGTTCATAGCGCTGGCTGAAGACCTCGAAGAGCAGCTCTGAGCCGACCGCCGTGAACGGCACATAGCCCAGTTCGTCGACGATCAGCAGTTTGACGGTGTTGAGATGCTTTTGCAGCGCGCGCAGGCGGCGCTCGTCGCGCGCCTCCATCAGTTCGTGCACAAGAGCCGCGGCGGTCGTGAACGCGACGCTGAACCCCTTCTGGCAGGCGGCGAGCCCCAGGGCGAGCGCGACGTGGGTCTTCCCCGTTCCGCTTGGCCCAAGGGCGATGCAGTTCTGTCGCTTCTCGATCCATTCGCACCGCGCCAGCTCCAGCACGAGCGGCTTGTTGAGTGAAGGCTGGGCGGTAAAGTCAAATGTGTCGAGGCTTTTGACCTGCGTAAAGCGCGCCAGCCGGATGCGGCGCTCGACATTGCGCCGCTCGCGATCAATGCGCTCCAGTTCGCACAGGCGTAGCAGATAGCGCGGGTAATCGGCGCGGTCCTGCGCCGA contains the following coding sequences:
- the istB gene encoding IS21-like element helper ATPase IstB, which translates into the protein MTISHEPGSQTIVAPQVLLGNHLKALKLPTFAREYEKVALESAQDRADYPRYLLRLCELERIDRERRNVERRIRLARFTQVKSLDTFDFTAQPSLNKPLVLELARCEWIEKRQNCIALGPSGTGKTHVALALGLAACQKGFSVAFTTAAALVHELMEARDERRLRALQKHLNTVKLLIVDELGYVPFTAVGSELLFEVFSQRYERGATLVTSNLPFDEWTSVFGSERLTGALLDRLTHHVHILEMNGESYRLSTAKKAQRRNRDLPDAPAIDKGGADTTN